A stretch of DNA from Molothrus ater isolate BHLD 08-10-18 breed brown headed cowbird chromosome Z, BPBGC_Mater_1.1, whole genome shotgun sequence:
ATTCAAATTCAAGTAAAATCCATTCTAAGCAGTCTGCATTGATATGatttattctttcatttaagaaaaagtgaaaattaaattcaaaagcAAGCACCTATCTCTACCTGTTAATCtattcataaaaatattatctATTGCATGAATATTCATTTCTTACATTCTTGCTGATAAACGAATGGTTTAATATTGTTCAGGCTTTTAGTCCCATTTATACTTTTTCCAGCTTTGTCAGTGTGGACTATTCAGCAGTTTAATATCTAAAATGGCAGTACCTATATATATAGATTAAGCACTTTAAATTTACCTGATGTGAGGTGATTTAAATAAACATATGCAGGCTAGCTCTTATTTTGATTTCACAGGATTTTGTGTCATTTCAGAATACATGCTGTATAACCAAACTTATATTTAATTACCTAGGAGGGGCTTGGAAAGCTGTCTTTCCACTTTTCTTCAGACTTTATTGTGGAGTTGATAATGAAAggttttcaggattttttcttccttacacAAAAGACCTCTGGGAAGAGACTGTCTTTTGTACAGGTTCATATGGCAGCATTACTAAGAATGAAAAGTATTAAAACTCATTAATATGGGTAGCCTCTAGTTCTTTCATGCACATATTCTCTAGGGAAGGTTTCTGGATTTGTTTGTACACATCtgtttaaaatacatgtttctGTCTGCAAAGAGACTAGAAAGAGTTCAAAAATTTTCATCTGCATTTACCTTGAAAATAAGAGCAATTGAGCCTAGTTGTGGAACCAGTTTATCCACGTGGAACCTCTTCCTAAAGGGTGTAGGAGGTTTTGCAGAAGTGAGGCAGGATGAGATCTAGGtcagaaaagggaaatgtgcATAGAAatctcctttcccccttttaaAATGATGGagattttaatgtcttttttttcactgccaGTGTGCTCTCTACTCTGTTTTTTTGGAAAATCTTTTTTGATTTtggttcaggaaaaaaaaaaaaaaaagcaagatacCTTGAAATTCTCTGGGGAGACAGTTGCAGAATACTGTTCCAGTCCCTTAAACATATCGTTCTGAATTATATCATAATACCtaaagtacttttaaaaaacccttgaaattaaagataattttaaaatgaaagtaaagTAAGTAAAATATGCCTGGAGTTTCcctgaaatgtttaaaatattcttgcaaaatatttgatttttcccCCTTGAAATCTGAAATCCTAGGCTATGATTTCAAGTGCTACTTAAATTCATGAAAATATTCACTTTTTAGGCAAGAAAAAttcttaatatttattatatttatgccttcaaatttcatttttcataaagAACTTCTTCTATAGGGCAAAGAATCCTAGCCTGGACCCTTTTTGCTAACTCTGAAATCCTTGGTTGTGTTCCAGTTTACTTTGACTTTTCACCTGTATCTTTTTCTGCAATCTGCCTTCTCAGAGTCACTTGCAAGTATGAGGATATGACTGAGAAAAACAGTAGGTCTATTTTAATGTGGCAGTTTTGGCTGCTGGGTTATCTCCGTGTCATCAGGTGCTTGTTCGTATTTTTCTCTGAGCACAGGCTTTTTCATTTATCAAAGCTCATTTTATTGCCTTctattcctgctgctttcaaaTCTGTGGCAGCTGAATGCTTTGTTCAATTGAGTTCTACTTTTTACTGCTACCTGCAAATTTGTCCAGAGGGGCAGTGTGAAACTGAGGCATGGATCATGGTGTCTGAGATCTACTTGTTGGCAAGgacaatgtatttttataatagGTTTTACTACTAGCCACTAGCAAACATTTCACCATTACTTATTGAAAGAATAATATTGAAACATGGTGAACCCAACACCACAGTTGCCATTCTTCTGGTATCTCACCTGTGCAAtattgaagatatttttaattaagcagAAGATATACCTTTCTGGTAAATTGCATAAccatttttaacaaataaagCAGTTAATTATCTGGACTGAACCTATACAAACCTAGAATGCGTGTGCATTTAGTAGGTTTTatctttatttcagtgtttgtaAATCTAAAGAAACACTCATTTTCAGCAGTGGTTGTTACCATGTTAGTCAGGGATATGGACTCTGTCATCATTCCATGTgctatttcagtatttttaaggCTTATCAAAAGCATTTGTCAAAGTGGCACTTGTTAAAGACAGGTTGAGCACCACTacatttttatgttaaaatgAATGGGGCTGCCACATGGCAAACAGCCAGGATGGAGAAAGGCTTGAATATTTGAGTAAGAGCAGCTTGTTCCTATTAGGAATGCAATGAATACAGAAGAATTTGTTTCCACTTTTCCCCACACTATGTCTTATCTTCCTTTGAGCACTTTGCACAGGAGGAAAGCATTTTGCACAGTCTCTGTACATAGGGGAAGGGAAGACACTGAGAGCCAGCCTGTGCCACAGCAAATCTAGGAAGGTCCATGGTCTCAGCTGTTGACCCTTCCCTCCTCTGCAAAATGTCTTTGCAGAAGCTTCTGTCAGCTCCACTCCCTTTGAATCCCATGTTTTCTGGAAACTGGAGCTCTTATTAGGTGCCTGCAATAAATTTCTTATGCATTCCACTTGCTGACATGTCTGTAAATATGTCAGCATGTCATGTGGAGAAAATGATGCTGTTCTGGTCACCTCCACCATTGCCGTAACCCTCAGGGCGCAGGCAGAACCTTTGTTTTGCTCCTGAAGTTCTGCCTCCTTCCATGACTCTGGGGACTGCTGTTAAATGGACTTCCTGCCCATTTGCATTTGGAGGCCCACATGGTTGTCAGTGAAGTGAAATTGCAGTGTTCACTTCACTTTGAATGCTCTGGCCCACACATTGAGGATTTTAGATCAGAGCAGACACTTCTGAAAGATTCTCTGCCTAAAATTTCACACTTTGTGAAAATTCTCCACAACTGGGGTTCATAATAAACATTTTTGCCTAACTACCTAATTTGTCTAGCTATCTACTGGTGCCTGATCATTTGTCAAAAATGGCTATTCAATTCCCTAAAGTAACGGATATCTGTGTCTGATTCTTCCTATGCCTCTACCACTCTGATATTTCTCCAATGCTCCACCTGCAAATGAATATTGAGGGAGGAGAAATGTGTACAAGGAGTTGCAAGGTTACCCTTCCATCAGCATGAAACAAGAGTTTCCCTGAATGTCATGGGCACTGCATCACCTTGTGCTTGATGAGTGCGTGGTGGTAGGAATGAAAGCTTAGGTAATAcctgatttctttattttggatGAAAGCTCAAGGTAGCCCTGAGTAATCTGGCACTATGTTCTCTGCAAAAGGAAGATCACAGTTACTACCAGGATTATGGAGCAACTTTCTATTCAGTCCTGAGTGATTGCTCTCACAATGCCAatcagagaaatggaaattatcTTATTTTGTTAGAGAGACCACCCAAACAAGTTTTGGAAGGggaataaaggagaaaaatccagttaatgctttttattttttgagtaCTTTTGGTACCTTTTATCCTGATTCAGCAACTATGCTCTTCATCATTGCCTGTTTCATTGGCAGCAACGTTGAATGGAATTTGTCTAAACCCACTCACAGTTTTTCCTACaaatccttttttcccttgtcaCCCCTCAGCTTCACACTGGGTCTCTGACTTTTATCTGACTGTTGACAATGGGAATACTTACATGTCTTGGTTTATATTGGCATGGATATTCATGCTGGAGCAAGTACTCACTCAGGACTATAATCTGTTCTGTGGAAAATTGCCTCAGACTGTACTGTAGGCAAGAAAGCTGTCTGGGCTTTCTCATGCAGAACATATCCCAGAGCCCAGGTCTGCTGCAAGGTGCTGAAGAAGATGCTTGGATAACAATAACTATACCCATCAAGATACTGTGGGAAAGGGTAAGATGTTCCTAGAGTACTGGAATATTTTTGGTAGACCTAGCTGGATTTCAGCATTAGGGGAACCTCTGAAAAGGCCTCTGGTTCCCAGCAGTGTGGCTCGAAGCTCGAAAATTAAGTTTTGATGAGTACctaaattctgaaataaaataaaattactccTACCAAGACAATGCCAAGTTGTTCTACTTGTCATTGGTCTGGAAGTTAGCAGAGGTATAATTCCTGGTCCTGGAAtgcattcacattttctctcccttaaaTGTGTTTTTACATTCCAtgttcaaatatattttcatttatttgcttttttttttttgtatttagaTGCTTGTATGATTTTAAACATAATAGATCCTTTCTATGTCAATGACAGCATCTCCATTTAAATGCAGAATACCTCTTGAAGACAATTGTTTGGTGGAGAGATTGGAGATAGAAATagagcacagaaataaattgcatatttctttggtttggattttttttccctctaaaacCTGCATTTCATCTGAATGGAGATGcataaaaatcccattaaaattGGTTCCACTTCTTTGAAATATGCTGTAAGACTAATTCTGACAAAGTTGACATTTTATAGGCTCATATCATGACTTACAaaaggtaataaaaataaattctcttgTATAGTCACTATAAAACCTGGTATGAGATGAACATTAGGTTTGATACAGATATACTTACTGCTATGCCAGTAAAAAGAGACAAGGACCCTATCAAATACACCTTTTACTTTCACTTGGCTAAATTTTCAGCTGTCTTGTAGGCTGAAAACATTCTTTACTAATATCATTCTTAGTGGAAAAATGTGACCTTTAAACAATTATTTAGATTAAACCAAAATTAATATTCTAATTGATAGATTTCCCCCAGTCAATCAGCTGAAGAAGAACCTACACCTTGCAAAATATTACCAATGAGTTAATGAAGACAGTCTGCACAAATTCCATTCTTTTGTGTAAGTTCCCATTACAGGTCTAAAGAGGTCTGCAAGCTGCTCACACCAAGATAATCCAATGATCTCAATTTAAAGAAGTTGCTGTATGTGTCTTTGGACAGAACAAGTACTTCAGAAGTAGTCCTAGGCTCATAACATCATTGCTGCTacaatggttttttttttaatcctaaatTGCTGCTCAAGTGAAAATGTAATCAACAATTTTTTGCATGTGATCATGCTGAATCTCGCCTCTATAGCCAAGTTTGAGTACAGGATTCACTAACACTCAAACAAGTACATCACTGCTGCagttttctcaagaaaaaaactGATATTGAGTCTGGAAATGAGTCTAGTCATTTGTAAAAGTACCTCTGTAATTTAGGATGCTGAGACTGACTGATCTTAAGATTtatcagaaaattaatttgaaagacCTGTATCAGGTGATGTATACAGATTTTAAAGTAtcaatatgaaaaaaagatttccaaatttttattcACATCTTACTGCTTTATGGCTGCGCAGTTAGATTCATTCACTAGTTGGGCAAAAGTTCACAAGTAGAATGCTACATGTTGCTAAGATCTGAGTTTTCACATGCAATACAATGGAGAAAACTGGCTCAGAAGGGCTCCAGCCCAATGTTTCATGAAAGACTTCTCTTGAGGAAAAAGCATTCTACAAGGATTCCATTTTCTGAGGAGACACAAAGAACAAACTTTACTCATGAGAAGTTCTGACAAGTTTTAGTGTCTTGTCAGGTCTTCATAACTTCCAGATAACGTATGCAGGCACTCCTCACTTCCTTCCTGAAGAGAAATCTGTCAGCTGAACAATTAAAGGGCctatatttcaaattaaaagtatttttataacTTCAGAAAATTACCAGAAACCTTGCATATGTTTTCAAACACAAATGAGAGTACTGCATTCACATAATACTATTGTAGCTAGTGATGGTAGAAAACGATCAAAACCAAGTcacaaaatactttaaatgtCAAGGTGACTTGAATTTCATGATATTCAGCcctttcttaattttttgaAGGTTTTACAAAGTACCATTTCTTCAAATCTGTTTTTATTACTAACTGCAATAAAGgcaatcaaaagaaaagaagttcccttttaattgtaatttatatttttcttttgccattctgtgtcttttaaaatgttctccAATTTTGGAAGGGACAGAAATAtggaaagtgatttttttcccctccttttttcaTAGTTTGATATTCTGTATTCATCCAGTCACAAGGTATTTCATAGAAATTACAGACTGacaagcaaaaaaaaggaagggaaaaataaaatttaacaagaaaaaaggaaaagtcttTTAGTCTGCATTTTTTATGTTCAATTCATAAAAGGAATGAAAGAGGGAAATACATGAAAACACCAAACTCTTGACATTtgattttgaatattttcaacACCAGTGAATGTGTGGAAtcttaaaagcaaaaccaaataaaagcCTGAAAACATTTGATGTGCTTCCTCAATCACAAAAAGGGTACTTTTGGTGTGGCAAATGGAGCCAGGGTAGACAACTGACAGACTTGCATTCAAACACGTCAGTAATGGTAAATCAGTTCTTGAGTAGAGTACATTTTCTCCATGAATAGGAGCTGGTAGTCATACCTCTGTTTGCTTCAAGCTTTCCATGGGAGGTATCAGTCTCATGCAAGGCAATATCATCTCACTTTGGTTACTATGGAAACCGGCTGTGCATGGCTGCAACTGTAGGCACTGGGTCCAACCAgggtttttttatctttttccatttgGGCTGCCTTAATGATCTTGTAATATATGGCATGTTGCATAAAACAGTGTTCTTTATTCTCAAAGAAGCAATGCACTTTGCAGATTTCAGTGTTTTAGAAATGGCTTTCCAGTTGGTACCCAGTCCTGCTGCGTGGAGTTTTGAGTGCCTATTATAGCTTGATCCAGAGGAAACAaaggttggttttggtttccttctcccctcccccCACATATTACTATTTAATTTTTGCCACTTTACATGCAGTCACATGCAGTCAGGGCTTTTCTTGGAAAGTGGACAAAATCAGTGTGAATTCTCTTTGACTTGGGAAAGATGTACTGCCAACACCAGCAGAAGGATTTGGACCAGTGAAAGGAGGAGTGATACCACTGATACCCATTTACACTTTTTCTGGATTTGCCAGCCCAATTGGGTGACACACCAGCTGCCACCCAGTGCAGGTGTCAAGAAGGTATGTAGTAGGGGGGAAGCTTAATGTAAAAGTAGAGTTGAGGAAACTGATAAAAACCACTGTTTTTTAGAATGGTTTTAAAGGTTTAAAGAATGATTTTTTATCTTATGCTATGTGTGCCTTAATCTAACAAGGCCTTTAAAAGTTCACActctcaaaacaaaaccccttcTGACTGCTTTAAATAGATTTCACCATCTACAACTTCATCTGTACATGGGCTACAGGGGAAGTAGCAGCTGTTTTACACAGGCAGCTTGTGGTTTGTCTGTGCCACTGGGACACTTGAAGCAGTTCCTGAGGGTATGGCTTTGAGATCCTATATCTTTTTATAGGAGGCCTGTAAGAGGCTTAGAAGATTGTCTAgtctggtctagtgaaaggttTCTTGCCTGTGGCAGGGGTACTAGAATGCAATAATCTGTAAGttttcttccaacccaaaccattatGTGACTGTGATTCTAAGATGGGCTTGTGTAGCTATAGCCTAATGCCATGGTCACCTCTAGACTTTGTCTTGTTCACACAAGCCTGAACAGAGTGAACAAGATGGCCTAGCTGGCCATCTTGATGTGAATTGTTGCCCCTTACAGCTCAGCTAAGCTCCCTGATCAATCTGTATGACAGCCTGTGTCATCCAAAATGAGTTTAGTCAGCTGCCTACACGGCACAAACACAACTTTGACTTGTATGGCTCTCTGGTCCCACTCCTGGAGCCAGATGGAATGAGCTTCTCTGACCTTCTGGGCACATCAGAGCTGTTCAATGTCAGTTATAGCTTTCTAGAGCagtgaatgcaaaaaaaaagtatacTGTTGACATTTTATTAACTTGAAGGATTATACTTTCTgcaacatttcagaaaatagtTTATCTATGGTGTATTATCTGTTACACCCGCATTTGAATTTCAATACTCATCAGTTCATAAGCAGGAACAACTTCAGAGAAAACAGGGACAGCATTTATCATGTTGTGCTGTTTACCACTGTAAAGAAAACAGAGGAGCATTCCTATTCTGTCATACCTATATTCTCTTTGTCACATTACAGTCTCCTGATGGATAGCTTTGCACACTGCTTTTTCAAGTTTTGTCCACACATACAGGAAAAATGACTTATCACAAAGGCAGTGCTACTGAGGGTGCCAGTTAGTCTTTTGGTCACTTCAGAGAccaattctgtttttcttgtccATCATCTTACATTTTGAGCAgaagctttctttttctgagtgCCTATGCATTGCATAGCAAATAGAGGGTGAGGGGTTTTAGATAGCTCTGCCAATATTCGTCACCACTGCTGCAATTTCCTCTTTCATGCTGCTGAGTGTGGTCTATTTCCCCAAGGACACTGAGACCTCTCACCTGGGCACTGGCTCCCAGTCAATGTTTAGTGTTGGTGCTTCTGATTCCCGTGTTGAACTGGTGGTCTGGTATGATCTCTGGCCCATTTGTTCTGCCATGAACACAGAGATGTAGAATCAGCTAAATGGAAGTTATGTTGTAACTCATTTCTTAATATCTCATTTAGCTTTATGGGCACAGGAAagtgcagaaaggaaaagaggtaGGCTGACATGCTTTTGTTCACAAAGCTTGCAAGCTAAAAAACAGTAGTTGGTACACATCACAGTATTTTCTGATGTGTTTCTGATATGTTTCCTCACgcatttctgatattttttttctgcattgtggaaaaaaaatcagtgtagCTTCCATGTGTGTACAGATGTGAGGGGGAATTCTGTTGCcccccttccccatctctctgatgcagaagacagaaatcagggaaaaaagcaTTCAGGAGACTAAGTGAATGGCAGCAAAACCAACacagcaggagggctgggggggtAGCAGCAGGTGGAACAGGAGAGAGGACAGACACAGACATCAGAGAAGGAAGACACACATTTAGGAGCAGCTTTGAAAGAAGGATTTTGTTAAGATTTAACAAGTTAATCACTGCATGCTAATTACTGTTAATGAAAAgattcaaaataataaaagcaatttaTCTCATTCCAAAATAATTAGCCTTAATAACTTGTTTGTACAGCATATAGAAAGAGATTTTGATGGGAATCCGCCCAACATCTGTGTATGCATACTGTATATATCAGCAATAGGTTCTTGTAAAATGTCTGACAGATGTGGGATCATCAGCTTTGCTGAGACTTTAACAGGGTTCCAGGGATCTGAGCAccaaattattctgattttctgtCAGGTTTGCAGGTGCTCATGTTTCTGAAAATTAGGATCATCTCTCTGTACTCTCCCTTATATATGTATGTTGCATTAGTCATGCTCTATGTCTTGGGAAGCCAAAGAGACCTTAAGGGACATCATCAGCATGATTACAGAATCACTGCTGGGCTTGGGGTCTGCCTTCCTGGCACCTGTGGCAAGATTTATTTGGGTTTCCAATCCTGCATGGCTCATGCATACCCCAAGTTTGAGCAATAATATTCTTCTGATAATGCTGGCATCAATTCCCTTTGTTATTATTATGAAGTTATTTAGCTGGTGTGTAGTTCAGTTTCTTTacacacaaggaaaaattaatataGCACTTACTGCCTCTTGTATTCAGTCATAATAGCAGTCAGATCACTGGTAAGGCAAGCTGAGGGGTAAAAGTGTGAAATAGCAGGGATTTCTCATCCAGGTGTCTTGAGTAATTGAAGCTATCTACAGAGAAGTCTTGCTGAGTAAAAAAGGGCAGAATATTATTAACATCATTATGGCCCTTAAAGCACTGAATGAATGATAAAGGTGTTGAGGAGGATAATAAGTCTAGGTGAGTATCACCTGTGGAGATTCCTTATTGCATAACTCTGCTTAAACCAGAGCCATTTGTTGATGGCTCTGACTTGCCCATATGTTGCCATCCTGGCTACTGCTGGAGAGTTGGGCAGTCCAAGTAATCTGAACAAGCAGTGCTTGCTACCACTTTGAATATTCCTCTGCATTTAGGTCTTCCACACATGAAAGGAGTGCAGCCTTCTTCCAGCTGTCCTCCTTCAAGTGCAAATGTCTCCAATGACAGCAGTGTAAGGGACCCCCCCATagcaagctgcagcagcatgtgATCAAGCTGATGCAGGGCACAGTCTTTGTCCTAAGGAGCCTTATCTGAGTTGCTCTCTTGCAAATTGTTTTTAGGTGGAGATATCATCTGCTGCACCTGGATAAGTGGGGTTGAAGCCTCTTAAATGCTGATGAGGAGGATTAGCTGGAGTGAGCAGAATGGGGAGAGTGAGGGCTGTGATGGTTCTGCCTTCCTTGTGGTGCTATGAGGATGCTTACTCTAGGTCCTTTGCTCGATCTGTGCTGGGGTTCCTAGGCTTCATATTCTGGGGTACTGCTGTAGCTCTGATGCTTGGTGGAGTTTCAGTGATCCTGATGTTCAAGAACTACAGATATTTATTTCAGGAGCCTTATTTGTCTCTCCCTGGTTGGTTGGCTCTTGTAACTGCACTTGCATTGCTACCTACTGGAGTTTTGGCTGCCTCTATTTCTGTTAAGTGTTCCCGCAATCAGCAAGGGACTTTTATGTacttgctgctgctccttctttgCTTAGAAATGtcttcagctgctctggcacGTTCCTACTGTGTTAGGacagctgctcagctggaaaGTGCTATCAGTTACCTTGTTCACCAGCACAACTGGACATGCTCTCAGGATCCTGGAAACAGTGCTGTGGATGTGATACAGAGGAAGCTGCACTGTTGTGGGGTCCACAACTACACGGACTGGCTAAAGGCATCATCTTTGTGTCATCCAACTTGTGTCCCTGAAAGCTGCTGTAAGGAGAATCATTCTCTCTGCACGGGAGACTTAGGCCATGTggagcagctctctgaggaAGGCTGTCTAAAGAAGCTGAAAGACCAGTTGTGTTTTTCCATGCTGTACATTTTTTGGTCTTGTACTGTGCTCAGCATCCTGGAACTCTTGGCTGCTGTCAGCAATGGCATCCTCATGAGACGTCAGCCATTACGTGAACTTCATATTCTGGACTCATATATCTTCTCACAGGACTATAGGTACTAGCTGCTTTGCTGGACCTGCTACATGTTTCCTTGGCTTTTTACTACTTTGTTGTTGCATtggaacaaaatttaaaaaaaattgcataaataataataatcatgaATCAAACTAGTTGATcactgctggattttttttttctttagtgtcATGATCTTAGATCAGTTTTcccacaggttttttttcaataagcATTCTTTATGTGAAAATCTTCTGGGGACAAGTCTTCAGTGTGTGCAGACACAAAACCACTGTATGTGAGTGCAGGGGAAGCAGTAAGAAAAGGTGTATCTGGCTCAGGGCAACTTGTTGTGAGGTCATGAGCTTTTGGAGTGCATCTTAACGGTACTAGAATCTTGGAGAGCAATTAATGTGCAGATTCTTCTACTTCCAAACTTGTGTTGGAAGCTTTGGTTTTTC
This window harbors:
- the LOC118699675 gene encoding tetraspanin-3-like; the protein is MGRVRAVMVLPSLWCYEDAYSRSFARSVLGFLGFIFWGTAVALMLGGVSVILMFKNYRYLFQEPYLSLPGWLALVTALALLPTGVLAASISVKCSRNQQGTFMYLLLLLLCLEMSSAALARSYCVRTAAQLESAISYLVHQHNWTCSQDPGNSAVDVIQRKLHCCGVHNYTDWLKASSLCHPTCVPESCCKENHSLCTGDLGHVEQLSEEGCLKKLKDQLCFSMLYIFWSCTVLSILELLAAVSNGILMRRQPLRELHILDSYIFSQDYRY